A stretch of Chloracidobacterium validum DNA encodes these proteins:
- the mtnP gene encoding S-methyl-5'-thioadenosine phosphorylase, which yields MSTLPVSPIKYAVIGGSGFYRMEAFEEIEELFLDTPFGKPSDAIITGRLDGIPIAFLPRHGRGHLLLPSELPFRANIYALKMLGVEFVISISAVGSLREELKPLDVVIPDQFFDRTRGRTEESTFFGNGIVAHVTFADPVCPLLCDTLEAAARELTDVTVHRGGTYLCMEGPAFSTRAESNVYRQWGMAVIGMTNLQEAKLAREAEMSYATLAMVTDYDCWHEGHADVTVDMVISYLNRNVTTAQKIVRGALRRLAATNPASPYASALKNAIMTRPDLVFPETRRRLAAIIGKYLPL from the coding sequence ATGTCCACGTTGCCTGTATCGCCCATAAAGTATGCCGTCATCGGCGGCAGTGGTTTTTACCGCATGGAAGCCTTTGAAGAAATAGAAGAGTTATTTCTCGATACGCCGTTCGGCAAGCCCTCCGATGCCATCATTACCGGGCGACTCGACGGCATCCCCATCGCCTTTCTTCCGCGCCACGGACGCGGACACCTCTTGCTGCCGTCAGAACTCCCGTTTCGGGCCAATATCTATGCGCTCAAAATGCTTGGCGTGGAGTTCGTCATCTCGATTTCCGCCGTCGGCTCGCTGCGGGAAGAACTCAAGCCCCTGGATGTCGTCATTCCCGATCAGTTTTTTGACCGGACCCGCGGCCGTACTGAGGAATCCACCTTTTTTGGCAACGGCATCGTCGCCCATGTCACGTTTGCCGACCCGGTGTGCCCACTGCTTTGCGACACGCTCGAAGCCGCTGCCCGCGAGCTGACCGATGTGACCGTCCACCGTGGAGGGACGTACCTGTGCATGGAAGGACCGGCCTTTTCAACCCGTGCCGAGTCGAACGTCTATCGGCAGTGGGGCATGGCCGTCATCGGCATGACGAACTTGCAGGAAGCCAAGCTCGCCCGTGAAGCCGAGATGAGCTACGCCACCCTGGCGATGGTCACGGATTATGACTGCTGGCACGAAGGCCATGCCGACGTCACGGTGGATATGGTGATTAGCTACCTCAACCGCAACGTCACGACGGCGCAAAAAATCGTCCGTGGCGCGCTGCGCCGCCTGGCAGCGACGAACCCAGCTTCGCCATACGCCTCGGCGCTCAAAAACGCCATCATGACGCGCCCGGATTTGGTTTTCCCGGAAACGCGCCGCCGGTTGGCCGCGATCATCGGGAAGTACCTGCCGCTATGA
- the acnA gene encoding aconitate hydratase AcnA, which translates to MDLTALIRPFPLGNGDTGRLASLPALEAAGFGDIATLPVSLRIVLESVLRNCDGRRITEDDVRRLAQWQPVAERTAEIPFVVARVLLQDFTGVPLLCDLAAMRSALERLGRDPALIEPLVPVDLVIDHSVQVDVTGRERSLPTVGGNGAPADPLTLNMQLEFERNRERYEFLKWGMQAFKTFRVIPPGIGICHQVNLEYLAQGVLARDGMYFPDTLVGTDSHTTMINGLGIVGWGVGGIEAEAAMLGQPVSFLTPDVVGVNLTGRLREGVTATDLVLTITEMLRRAGVVGKFVEFHGDGAAALSVPDRATLANMAPEYGATMGFFPVDEKTCEYLLATGRAPEQVATVRNYFEAQGLFGIPAAGACRYSTVLELDLATVEASVAGPKRPQDRIALDRLATTFGETLAKPATAGGFGIQEENTAARQPVSDPYFGDLGHGDVVIAAITSCTNTSNPSVMLAAGLLARKAVAHGLRVRPTVKTSLAPGSRAVTAYLEATGLLRDLRQVGFDVVGYGCTTCIGNSGPLDPAIEETITAHNLVAASVLSGNRNFEARVHPNVKANFLMSPPLVVAFALAGRVTLDLTREPLGHDDAGRPVYLRDVWPTTEDIAAVLASAFERETYRRLYADFTAEHPLWNAIPTVAGQVYQWQPASTYIQEPPFFADFSLSIGTFADIHAGRALAIFGDSVTTDHISPAGSIKPTSPAGQYLQARQVAVADFNSYGARRGNHEVMMRGTFANVRIKNLMVPGTEGGVTAHQPTGEAMAIYDAAMRYAESQTPLFVFAGKEYGTGSSRDWAAKGTALLGVRVVVAESFERIHRSNLAGMGVLPCQFVNGVTARSLALDGTERYGLEGLSGGVAPRQMVTLVIERANGTVERVPVQLRLDTPIEIDYYRHGGILPYVLRQMLAES; encoded by the coding sequence ATGGACCTGACTGCCCTGATTCGACCGTTTCCCCTTGGCAATGGCGACACCGGCCGCCTGGCCTCGCTCCCGGCCCTGGAAGCCGCCGGTTTTGGCGACATTGCGACGCTGCCCGTGTCGCTGCGGATTGTGCTGGAGTCCGTCCTGCGCAACTGTGACGGTCGCCGCATCACAGAAGACGATGTGCGCCGCCTGGCGCAGTGGCAACCCGTCGCTGAACGAACGGCTGAAATCCCGTTCGTCGTTGCCCGCGTGCTGCTTCAGGATTTCACCGGCGTCCCGCTGCTGTGCGACCTGGCGGCAATGCGCTCGGCGCTCGAACGCCTGGGACGCGACCCGGCCCTGATTGAGCCGCTCGTGCCGGTGGATTTGGTCATCGATCATTCCGTCCAGGTGGATGTGACCGGCCGCGAACGAAGCTTGCCGACGGTCGGTGGCAACGGTGCGCCGGCCGATCCGCTGACGCTCAACATGCAGTTGGAGTTTGAGCGGAATCGGGAGCGGTATGAATTTTTGAAGTGGGGCATGCAGGCGTTCAAGACCTTCCGGGTCATTCCGCCGGGCATTGGCATCTGCCATCAGGTCAACCTGGAATACCTTGCCCAGGGCGTGCTGGCACGGGACGGCATGTATTTTCCCGACACCCTGGTAGGGACGGACTCGCACACGACCATGATCAACGGACTGGGCATCGTCGGCTGGGGCGTGGGTGGCATCGAGGCCGAAGCCGCCATGCTGGGGCAGCCGGTATCCTTCCTGACGCCCGATGTCGTCGGCGTCAACCTGACGGGCCGCTTGCGCGAGGGCGTCACGGCGACCGACCTAGTGCTGACCATCACCGAAATGCTGCGCCGGGCAGGCGTGGTCGGCAAGTTCGTCGAGTTTCACGGCGATGGCGCCGCGGCGCTGAGTGTCCCGGACCGGGCGACGCTTGCCAACATGGCGCCCGAGTACGGCGCAACGATGGGCTTCTTTCCCGTGGATGAAAAAACTTGCGAGTACCTGCTTGCCACCGGACGCGCCCCGGAGCAAGTGGCAACGGTGCGCAACTACTTCGAGGCGCAGGGTTTGTTTGGCATCCCGGCCGCCGGAGCCTGTCGCTACTCGACCGTGCTCGAACTGGATTTGGCAACGGTCGAAGCCAGTGTCGCCGGGCCGAAGCGTCCGCAGGATCGGATTGCCCTGGACCGTCTGGCGACGACCTTTGGTGAAACACTTGCCAAGCCAGCAACCGCCGGCGGGTTTGGTATCCAGGAAGAAAACACTGCGGCACGCCAGCCGGTGAGCGATCCCTACTTTGGTGACCTCGGCCACGGCGACGTCGTTATTGCGGCAATCACTTCCTGCACGAATACGTCGAATCCGAGCGTCATGCTGGCGGCAGGACTGCTGGCCCGGAAAGCCGTCGCGCATGGCTTGCGCGTCCGGCCGACCGTCAAAACCTCACTCGCGCCCGGCTCGCGGGCCGTGACGGCCTACCTGGAGGCAACCGGCCTCCTGCGCGATTTGCGGCAGGTCGGGTTCGACGTGGTGGGGTATGGCTGCACGACATGCATCGGCAACTCCGGGCCGCTCGATCCGGCGATTGAAGAAACCATCACCGCCCACAATCTGGTTGCCGCGAGCGTCCTGTCGGGCAATCGCAACTTTGAAGCCCGCGTCCACCCAAACGTCAAGGCGAACTTTCTGATGAGTCCGCCGCTGGTCGTCGCCTTTGCGCTGGCCGGGCGCGTAACGCTCGACCTGACCCGCGAACCGCTGGGTCACGACGATGCCGGCCGCCCGGTCTATTTGCGTGATGTGTGGCCGACCACGGAAGACATTGCCGCCGTTCTGGCCTCTGCCTTCGAGCGTGAGACGTACCGACGGCTGTATGCGGATTTCACTGCCGAGCATCCCCTGTGGAACGCCATTCCAACCGTCGCCGGGCAGGTCTATCAGTGGCAACCGGCTTCAACCTATATTCAGGAGCCACCGTTTTTTGCCGATTTCAGCCTCTCCATAGGTACTTTTGCCGACATTCACGCCGGGCGGGCGCTGGCTATCTTTGGCGACTCCGTCACGACCGACCATATTTCTCCTGCCGGGAGCATCAAGCCTACGTCTCCGGCCGGGCAGTACCTGCAAGCGCGCCAGGTCGCCGTGGCAGACTTCAACAGCTACGGCGCGCGCCGCGGCAACCACGAAGTCATGATGCGCGGCACGTTTGCCAACGTGCGGATCAAGAATCTCATGGTTCCCGGAACCGAAGGCGGCGTGACCGCGCACCAGCCGACTGGCGAAGCCATGGCGATTTACGATGCCGCTATGCGCTATGCCGAATCCCAGACCCCGCTGTTCGTTTTTGCCGGCAAGGAGTACGGCACAGGCAGTTCCCGCGACTGGGCGGCGAAAGGGACGGCATTGCTGGGGGTGCGCGTGGTGGTGGCCGAAAGCTTTGAGCGCATCCACCGCAGCAATTTGGCCGGCATGGGCGTCCTGCCCTGCCAGTTTGTCAATGGCGTCACCGCGCGGTCGTTGGCGCTCGATGGAACGGAACGATACGGTTTGGAAGGTTTGTCTGGTGGCGTTGCGCCGCGTCAAATGGTCACGCTGGTCATTGAACGCGCCAACGGCACGGTCGAGCGCGTCCCGGTTCAACTTCGCCTCGATACGCCGATTGAGATTGACTACTACCGCCACGGCGGAATTCTGCCCTATGTGCTACGGCAGATGTTGGCCGAAAGCTAG
- a CDS encoding TonB-dependent receptor codes for MFLLLLAVFPVGPVTPAQSTLATLTGSVLDDNQLPVTGATVVIHDTRRNRIREVSSDAQGRYAFTALEPTTYRVTARHPTLGVAVETSVTVQLGEQRHLPLVLLPAATFDTEVRAEPVELETTRAGQSRTVGERDIQTLPLPGRNFVDLVKLSPGVTPGRENVGGGPFKEPDIGVGAAAAPRIAFGGQTELNTLLQLDGLDHVQTVTGLPRATPSTEAVEAFRVSNATFESEYGRSLGGFVNILTKSGTNHLHGSLYGYAINDAVNARPLLTGARSVLRQHQFGATLGGPLQRDRWFFFASYEGQRRAESNRFSQVILSNLAAINVVRRHYGLTPETVDQLRTGDYDLGFGRVDWRPDDRQSLALRATALAGTARGFLGGGGRASPTSTTARDNQTTDVTLSATYAIAFTPMQVGELRGQWARRDFRFRPRFAEPALELPNLIVMGKSTSDVDSYCEDRLQVAGALTQLKGRHTIKVGGDWSRLDDAARWDLFYPARIIFGGLLPALLNQTPDGQPNPQPSTFWFPFVTGAATAPPIPFPFTRPVPDALLPNVQTRLSHAQYGLFGQDQWQATPSLTVTFGLRYDVETYPRRFFDRRDWNNLQPRVGVAWGFGGGRGVLRAGYGVFTDRIASSVGQVIFGAEWISRGDVATAPQLFAEVARFPGRFRQATISGPPSATSPIGAAQAADIFLRGTPGAPAGYGVAVGSALPPGTLPLPTAESGATASFADNLSRRLRNPYAQHLAAGVEYVWQGVTWSASYLRVLALKLPGHTGNLNAFQTGTLPTGKPVLAGRRFAELGHFFVTDNLGTSGYHGGFFAAHRAWRRGWSLSVAHTWSKTLTTVDAVNNLADYPEGLTLERFLSRQHATHRLAATLSGETPRQAGWLGGWQGAVVLALESGRPFNVFAGGDFNGDGNPNSDRPGLLPRNSFRGPGFASVDVRLGRSLLLSERLHLDITLDVFNAANRVNIRDLNLAYGGTRLDVPPNPSLQFGAPRDVFGARQLQIGVKLRF; via the coding sequence ATGTTCTTGCTCTTGCTGGCCGTCTTTCCGGTTGGCCCGGTGACGCCGGCGCAATCAACCCTGGCGACGCTGACCGGGAGCGTGCTCGATGACAACCAGTTGCCGGTTACCGGCGCAACGGTGGTGATTCACGATACGCGGCGCAACCGCATTCGGGAAGTCAGCTCGGATGCGCAGGGGCGCTATGCGTTCACGGCGCTCGAACCGACGACCTACCGTGTCACCGCGCGTCACCCGACCCTGGGCGTGGCCGTTGAAACCTCGGTGACGGTGCAGCTTGGCGAGCAGCGCCATCTGCCGTTGGTGCTGTTGCCGGCGGCGACCTTTGACACCGAAGTGCGCGCCGAGCCGGTCGAACTCGAAACCACGCGCGCCGGCCAGAGCCGGACGGTCGGTGAACGCGACATTCAAACGCTTCCGCTGCCCGGACGCAACTTCGTGGATTTGGTCAAGCTTTCGCCGGGCGTGACCCCAGGGCGCGAAAACGTCGGCGGCGGCCCGTTCAAGGAGCCGGACATCGGCGTTGGGGCAGCGGCGGCCCCGCGCATTGCTTTCGGTGGACAGACCGAACTCAACACCCTGCTGCAACTCGACGGTCTGGATCACGTCCAGACCGTTACCGGTCTGCCCCGCGCCACCCCTTCGACCGAGGCCGTCGAGGCGTTTCGCGTCAGCAACGCCACCTTTGAAAGCGAGTACGGACGGTCGCTCGGCGGCTTTGTCAACATCTTGACGAAGTCGGGAACGAATCACCTGCACGGCAGCCTGTATGGCTATGCGATCAACGACGCCGTCAACGCCCGTCCGCTACTGACCGGCGCGCGGTCGGTACTCCGCCAGCATCAGTTTGGCGCGACCCTGGGTGGGCCGTTGCAGCGCGACCGCTGGTTTTTCTTCGCCAGCTATGAAGGCCAGCGGCGGGCCGAGTCGAATCGCTTTTCCCAGGTGATTCTGTCCAACTTGGCTGCCATCAACGTTGTTCGGCGGCATTACGGGTTGACGCCGGAGACCGTTGACCAACTGCGCACCGGCGACTACGACCTGGGTTTTGGGCGCGTGGACTGGCGGCCGGATGACCGTCAATCGCTGGCGCTGCGGGCCACGGCGCTGGCCGGCACGGCGCGGGGGTTTCTGGGCGGCGGCGGGCGCGCCTCCCCAACCTCGACCACGGCGCGGGACAACCAAACCACCGACGTAACGTTGAGCGCGACCTATGCCATAGCCTTCACGCCGATGCAGGTGGGCGAGTTACGCGGGCAGTGGGCGCGGCGCGATTTCAGGTTTCGTCCGCGTTTCGCCGAACCGGCGCTGGAACTGCCCAACCTCATCGTGATGGGCAAAAGCACGTCGGACGTGGACAGCTACTGCGAAGACCGCCTTCAGGTGGCCGGGGCGTTGACGCAGTTGAAGGGAAGGCACACCATCAAGGTCGGCGGTGACTGGTCGCGGCTGGACGACGCCGCGCGGTGGGATTTGTTCTATCCGGCCCGCATCATTTTTGGCGGGCTGCTTCCGGCCTTGCTCAATCAAACCCCGGACGGTCAGCCCAACCCACAGCCAAGTACCTTCTGGTTTCCATTCGTCACCGGCGCCGCCACAGCGCCGCCCATTCCCTTTCCGTTTACGCGCCCGGTGCCGGACGCGCTGTTGCCGAATGTGCAAACCCGGCTCAGCCATGCCCAGTACGGACTGTTTGGACAGGATCAGTGGCAGGCCACCCCGTCCCTGACCGTCACCTTCGGCCTGCGGTACGACGTCGAGACCTACCCGCGCCGCTTTTTTGACCGGCGGGATTGGAACAACCTCCAGCCCCGGGTTGGGGTGGCCTGGGGGTTCGGAGGCGGTCGCGGCGTCCTGCGGGCCGGTTACGGCGTGTTTACCGACCGGATTGCTTCCAGCGTAGGGCAGGTGATCTTCGGCGCCGAGTGGATTTCACGCGGCGATGTGGCGACGGCGCCGCAGCTCTTTGCCGAGGTCGCGCGTTTTCCAGGGCGCTTCCGCCAGGCAACCATCAGTGGCCCCCCATCGGCGACATCGCCGATCGGCGCGGCGCAGGCGGCGGATATTTTCCTGCGCGGGACGCCGGGCGCTCCGGCGGGTTACGGCGTTGCGGTCGGCAGCGCGCTGCCGCCAGGGACGTTGCCACTGCCGACGGCGGAAAGCGGCGCAACGGCCAGCTTCGCCGACAATCTGAGCCGCCGCTTGCGCAACCCCTATGCCCAGCATCTGGCGGCGGGCGTCGAGTATGTCTGGCAGGGGGTGACGTGGTCGGCGTCGTACTTGCGCGTGCTGGCGTTGAAGCTGCCCGGTCATACGGGCAACCTCAATGCTTTTCAAACGGGGACGCTGCCGACGGGCAAGCCCGTTCTGGCCGGGCGACGCTTTGCCGAACTGGGACACTTTTTCGTGACCGACAATCTCGGGACGAGTGGTTATCATGGTGGTTTCTTTGCCGCCCACCGCGCCTGGCGGCGTGGGTGGTCGTTGTCGGTCGCGCACACGTGGTCAAAAACGCTCACGACGGTGGATGCCGTCAACAACCTGGCCGATTACCCGGAAGGGCTGACGCTGGAGCGGTTTCTTTCGCGCCAGCATGCGACGCATCGGTTGGCGGCGACGCTGTCCGGCGAGACGCCGCGCCAAGCCGGATGGCTGGGGGGCTGGCAGGGCGCTGTGGTGCTGGCGTTGGAAAGTGGGCGTCCGTTCAACGTTTTTGCCGGCGGCGATTTCAACGGCGATGGCAACCCGAACAGTGATCGGCCTGGACTACTGCCGCGCAACAGCTTTCGCGGGCCGGGTTTCGCCTCGGTGGACGTCCGGCTTGGGCGCAGCTTACTGTTGAGCGAGCGCCTCCATCTGGACATCACGCTGGATGTGTTCAACGCGGCCAATCGGGTCAACATCCGTGACTTGAACCTAGCGTATGGTGGTACGCGCCTGGACGTTCCACCGAATCCATCGCTTCAGTTTGGCGCGCCGCGGGATGTGTTCGGCGCGCGCCAACTTCAGATCGGCGTCAAGTTGCGGTTCTAG
- a CDS encoding tropomyosin, whose product MVHDSIHGRHIEATSSMHILDRRIAYLTRACGLLRGDFTLASPNSTPALDAAEPIDPDTLNHWPAQFLTAIAQEEDAAFVRRYATLFTLDPSDDPPLVGMFDRLVEVPSLAAYDGVLGRQLDAADVMHIGDLMAVSRQQGGDPMLLTMTDIHPALAVSRWCLVTNAQQYRRFEPWVRLLRTLGTEDFDPLAMQCRVLELRERLREVQLESERMSERMLAAQAADFEQRLHAAHQKQAELGARLSEVEDERHRLEKRLGEAEAQCRQVETYLQNVLGSRSWRLTSPLRRLLGGR is encoded by the coding sequence GTGGTACACGATAGCATTCACGGCCGCCACATCGAAGCCACTTCCTCCATGCACATCCTGGATCGGCGGATTGCCTATCTGACTCGCGCCTGCGGTCTGCTGCGCGGCGACTTCACCCTTGCGTCGCCAAACTCCACGCCAGCGCTCGACGCGGCTGAACCCATTGACCCCGACACCCTCAATCACTGGCCGGCGCAGTTTTTGACGGCTATCGCGCAAGAGGAAGATGCTGCTTTCGTGCGCCGGTACGCGACGCTGTTTACCCTCGATCCAAGCGACGATCCGCCCCTTGTCGGAATGTTTGATCGCCTGGTGGAAGTTCCGTCGCTGGCGGCCTACGATGGCGTGTTGGGCCGCCAACTTGACGCCGCCGATGTAATGCACATTGGTGACTTGATGGCCGTCAGTCGCCAGCAGGGAGGCGACCCGATGCTGCTTACCATGACTGACATTCATCCGGCGCTTGCCGTTTCCCGCTGGTGCCTCGTCACCAACGCCCAACAGTACCGGCGCTTTGAACCGTGGGTTCGGCTTTTGCGAACGCTGGGCACGGAAGACTTCGACCCGCTGGCCATGCAGTGTCGGGTGCTGGAACTACGGGAGCGATTGCGGGAAGTGCAACTGGAGTCCGAACGAATGTCCGAACGAATGCTGGCCGCGCAGGCCGCCGATTTTGAACAGCGTTTACATGCGGCGCACCAGAAACAAGCTGAGCTTGGGGCACGCCTCAGTGAAGTGGAGGACGAACGTCACCGGCTTGAGAAGCGACTAGGCGAGGCGGAAGCCCAATGTCGCCAAGTTGAAACGTATCTCCAGAACGTGCTTGGCTCGCGTTCCTGGCGGCTGACCTCCCCCCTGCGCCGTTTGCTCGGCGGTCGCTAG
- a CDS encoding phytanoyl-CoA dioxygenase family protein, giving the protein MATFDAPSLPSGAGTAWLGVREVTVPMLPSASDLAVRVRGWLEPALCARWVASVYAAREHWVEAFGGLQFSLGRAWYTDLEMGREADYFAEAAERNALVERYAPGLQRRMRQLARAVVGRPVIQREGWCGAGIHIFPAGSWVAQQGGEIHFDTEGLLPEQLAEQTPALTLVVMLQPPVDGGGLRLWEARFEGDETPSPAQLARPSQSIAYGVGDALIFDSYRLHWIEPFTGDRDRISVTLHVVQTGPVWESWF; this is encoded by the coding sequence ATGGCTACGTTTGACGCCCCTTCGTTGCCAAGCGGCGCTGGCACGGCTTGGCTTGGCGTCCGTGAGGTGACGGTGCCGATGTTGCCGTCCGCCTCTGACCTGGCCGTGCGGGTGCGGGGCTGGCTGGAGCCTGCGCTGTGCGCGCGGTGGGTGGCAAGCGTGTACGCGGCGCGGGAACACTGGGTTGAGGCCTTTGGCGGCTTGCAATTTTCGTTGGGACGCGCCTGGTACACCGACCTCGAGATGGGCCGTGAAGCGGACTACTTCGCGGAAGCGGCCGAACGCAATGCCCTGGTCGAGCGTTACGCGCCAGGGCTTCAGCGCCGGATGCGACAGCTTGCCCGGGCCGTTGTCGGGCGGCCGGTCATCCAGCGGGAAGGCTGGTGCGGGGCCGGGATTCACATTTTCCCGGCGGGGAGCTGGGTTGCCCAGCAGGGCGGCGAGATTCACTTTGACACGGAAGGGCTGTTGCCGGAACAGCTTGCCGAACAGACACCGGCGCTCACCCTGGTGGTGATGCTCCAACCACCGGTGGACGGCGGAGGGCTTCGGCTCTGGGAAGCGCGCTTCGAAGGTGATGAAACCCCGTCACCGGCGCAGTTGGCGCGGCCGAGCCAAAGCATTGCCTACGGCGTGGGCGATGCCTTGATCTTCGACAGTTACCGCCTGCACTGGATCGAACCTTTTACCGGCGATCGTGACCGCATTTCCGTGACCCTGCATGTGGTTCAGACCGGTCCGGTTTGGGAGAGCTGGTTTTAG
- the hpnA gene encoding hopanoid-associated sugar epimerase, with protein MKVFLTGGTGFVGASVLRELLSGGAEVRALARRNGDRRNLEGLVFDLVEGDLDDPALLTRAMEGCEWVFHVAAHYSLLRRDRDAIYRANVEGTRHILQAARAAGVKRVVHTSSVAAIGVPPDGAVADETFQTTVEELVSDYKKSKFLSEQLARQAAREGLPVIIVNPSTPIGPYDVKPTPTGEIVLRFLQGRMPAYVDTGMNLIHVRDVAIGHLRAAEKGRVGERYILGCQNLTLKAILDLLSAITGLPAPKRKLPHWLPIVVGAVDEFVISRLTGRSPTVALDSARMAAHAMYYDATRAVTYLGLPQTPIETALRDAVTWFRDHGYV; from the coding sequence ATGAAAGTTTTTCTTACGGGAGGCACGGGATTTGTCGGCGCAAGCGTGCTGCGTGAACTGCTATCCGGCGGTGCGGAAGTCCGGGCTTTGGCCCGGCGCAACGGCGACCGACGCAATCTGGAAGGCCTGGTATTTGACCTCGTCGAGGGCGATCTGGACGATCCGGCGCTCCTGACCCGCGCCATGGAAGGCTGTGAGTGGGTTTTCCATGTCGCCGCCCACTACAGCCTGCTGCGTCGTGACCGAGACGCCATCTATCGCGCCAATGTCGAGGGAACGCGGCATATCCTGCAAGCGGCCCGCGCGGCCGGCGTCAAGCGCGTGGTTCACACCAGCTCGGTGGCGGCAATCGGCGTCCCGCCGGATGGCGCGGTTGCCGATGAGACCTTTCAAACCACGGTCGAGGAACTCGTCAGCGACTATAAAAAGTCGAAGTTTTTATCTGAGCAACTGGCGCGTCAGGCCGCCCGTGAGGGGCTGCCGGTCATCATCGTCAACCCCAGCACGCCAATTGGCCCCTACGACGTCAAGCCGACGCCGACGGGCGAGATTGTGCTGCGTTTCTTGCAGGGGCGCATGCCGGCCTATGTGGACACGGGCATGAACCTGATTCACGTCCGCGACGTTGCCATTGGGCATCTGCGCGCTGCGGAAAAGGGACGGGTGGGCGAGCGGTACATCCTGGGCTGTCAAAACCTGACGCTCAAGGCCATTCTGGATTTGCTATCTGCCATCACGGGACTGCCGGCCCCAAAGCGCAAGCTTCCACACTGGCTACCGATCGTCGTGGGCGCGGTGGATGAGTTTGTGATCAGTCGTCTGACCGGACGCTCACCCACGGTGGCGTTGGATTCGGCGCGCATGGCCGCCCATGCGATGTATTACGATGCCACGCGCGCCGTCACGTACCTTGGGCTGCCGCAGACGCCGATTGAGACGGCGCTCCGCGATGCCGTCACCTGGTTCCGCGACCATGGCTACGTTTGA
- a CDS encoding ABC transporter permease produces MQNLRDMSRMRLSVFRDHGWLLHSLVMRDLRGRYKGSVLGFLWTFLNPLLLMLTYSVVFGYFLQVNAAAYPAFILSGLLPWIWFSTALLQGSTSILEGASYVGKTIFPTPVLPLVPVLAGMVNYLLSLPLLLILLLFFKLPVGWGLVCFPVLVLIQVVLLCGLTMTLSALSVTFRDTQHLLGHIVTILFFMMPIMYPLTAIPERARWIVEHNPLVGLFYSYQQIFYYGEVPDPQRLLWLFVLAVAVFYGGQYTFNRQSESFAEHI; encoded by the coding sequence TTGCAGAACTTGAGGGATATGTCGCGGATGCGCCTGAGCGTCTTCCGCGACCACGGCTGGTTGCTTCATTCGCTCGTCATGCGCGATTTGCGGGGCCGCTACAAAGGCTCGGTGCTTGGCTTTCTCTGGACGTTTCTCAACCCGCTGCTGCTGATGCTGACCTACAGCGTGGTCTTTGGGTATTTCCTTCAGGTCAACGCGGCCGCGTATCCGGCGTTTATTCTGAGCGGACTGCTGCCGTGGATATGGTTCTCAACGGCGCTGCTCCAGGGCTCGACCTCGATTTTGGAGGGCGCGTCCTACGTTGGAAAAACCATTTTCCCAACGCCGGTGCTGCCGCTCGTGCCGGTGCTGGCAGGCATGGTCAACTACCTGCTGTCGCTGCCGTTGTTGCTGATTCTGCTTCTGTTTTTCAAACTGCCGGTCGGATGGGGGCTGGTGTGCTTTCCGGTTCTGGTGCTGATTCAAGTGGTGCTGCTCTGTGGGCTGACCATGACGCTTTCCGCCCTGAGCGTGACCTTTCGGGATACCCAGCATTTGCTGGGCCACATCGTGACGATCCTGTTCTTCATGATGCCGATCATGTACCCACTGACGGCCATTCCCGAACGGGCGCGCTGGATTGTGGAACATAATCCGCTCGTCGGACTTTTTTACAGCTACCAGCAAATCTTCTACTATGGTGAAGTCCCTGACCCACAACGATTGCTGTGGCTGTTTGTGCTGGCGGTCGCCGTGTTCTACGGTGGGCAATACACGTTCAACCGGCAGTCGGAATCATTCGCCGAGCATATCTAG